The proteins below are encoded in one region of Tachypleus tridentatus isolate NWPU-2018 chromosome 4, ASM421037v1, whole genome shotgun sequence:
- the RpL4 gene encoding ribosomal protein L4: MTLALARPLVTVYTDKNESSGASVALPAVFKAPIRPDIVNFVHMNMAKNRRHPYAVSEQAGHQTSAESWGTGRAVARIPRVRGGGTHRSGQGAFGNMCRGGRMFAPTKTWRRWHRKININQRRYAICSAIAATGIPALVMSKGHKIEETPEVPLVVSDKVQEYNKTKQAVQFLRKMKVWNDIQKVYKSKRFRAGKGKMRNRRRIQRLGPVIVYCSDNGLTRAFRNIPGIETLNVEKLNLLRLAPGGHVGRFVIWTESAFRKLDSLYGTWRKPSEKKKNFNLPMPKMSNTDLSRLLKSEEIRHAIRPTKRVIERRKLKKNPLKNIRVMLRLNPYAAVTRRNTILNAERRKKMKAAILAKKRGLEIPEKPSRHQQAKKPKVKKVKAKKSEKTKK, encoded by the exons ATG acACTTGCACTTGCAAGACCACTTGTCACTGTTTATACTGATAAAAATGAGTCTTCAGGAGCTTCTGTGGCCCTTCCTGCTGTTTTCAAAGCTCCTATACGTCCAGATATAGTGAACTTTGTCCACATGAATATGGCCAAAAATAGACGCCATCCATATGCTGTGTCTGAGCAGGCAG GTCACCAAACATCTGCTGAGTCATGGGGTACTGGTCGAGCTGTAGCTCGTATTCCTCGGGTTCGTGGTGGAGGCACACACAGATCTGGTCAAGGTGCTTTTGGCAACATGTGTCGTGGTGGGAGAATGTTTGCTCCGACAAAGACTTGGCGGAGATGGCATCGTAAGATCAATATCAATCAGCGACGTTACGCAATCTGTTCTGCTATTGCTGCAACTGGGATCCCTGCTTTAGTAATGTCTAAgg GCCATAAAATTGAGGAAACTCCAGAAGTTCCCCTGGTGGTGAGTGACAAAGTTCAggaatataataaaactaaacaggcAGTTCAGTTTTTGAGGAAAATGAAGGTGTGGAATGATATACAAAAG gtttataaaTCAAAAAGATTCCGTGCAGGAAAAGGAAAGATGAGGAACCGGCGTCGTATCCAACGCCTTGGTCCAGTAATTGTTTATTGCTCAGATAATGGACTGACTCGAGCCTTTAGAAATATTCCAG gtattgaaactttaaatgtGGAAAAATTAAATTTGCTGAGGCTTGCACCTGGTGGGCATGTGGGACGTTTTGTGATCTGGACTGAAAGTGCTTTCCGGAAACTTGATTCCTTGTATGGAACCTGGCGTAAACCatcagaaaagaaaaagaatttcaa CTTACCAATGCCCAAAATGTCAAATACTGATCTGTCTCGACTGTTAAAGAGTGAAGAAATTCGGCATGCCATACGACCAACCAa ACGTGTTATTGAACGCCGTAAGTTGAAGAAGAACCCACTCAAGAATATTAGAGTGATGTTGAGACTCAACCCATATGCTGCTGTTACGAGAAGAAATACTATTCTGAATGCAGAGAGAAGAAAGAAGATGAAAGCTGCTATACTTGCAAAGAAAAGAGGG ctGGAGATTCCAGAAAAACCCTCCAGACATCAACAAGCCAAGAAACCCAAGGTTAAGAAAGTTAAAGCCAAGAAATCTGAAAAgaccaagaaataa